A genomic window from Pseudomonas marvdashtae includes:
- the cobG gene encoding precorrin-3B synthase: MNERPSSLVVRPSGCPGLLRVVQALDGGICRIKLDGGCIQADQAEAVAAVAERFAGGVIEATNRANLQIRGIGPEHNALIEPLLAAGLGPRTPAGDDVRNLMLSPSAGIDRQMLFDTRPLAAQILFTLQTHERFHELSAKFAVQLDGGEALAMLEHHHDLWLSALLRDGEPWLAFGLAGTPLDKPAGRVPLAQGHTLVVAVLELFLDLARPDQTRMRHLLAEIAEDELVTRLASRVPLQPCLDWQREASIDELHIGIHAQHNDRVYVGAGAPLGRLDAAMLREAGQVAREKGDGSLRFTPWQSLLLPNVRGEDAGEVLERLEALGLVCSLDQPLAHIIACTGSSGCAKALADTKADARQLAELLQGQRHAVKVHLSGCPRSCAAAHIAPATLLAVAPGRYDLYFRDATLPGFGALQAHNLTIEALGRWLDAHPRSPLDA, translated from the coding sequence TTGAACGAACGTCCATCCTCCCTCGTCGTACGCCCCTCCGGTTGTCCGGGGTTGCTGCGTGTCGTCCAGGCGCTGGATGGGGGGATCTGTCGGATCAAGCTCGATGGTGGCTGCATCCAGGCGGATCAGGCCGAAGCCGTGGCGGCGGTGGCCGAGCGGTTCGCCGGGGGCGTGATCGAGGCGACCAACCGGGCCAACCTGCAAATCCGTGGGATCGGTCCCGAGCACAACGCGCTGATCGAGCCACTGCTGGCCGCCGGGCTTGGCCCGCGCACTCCGGCTGGCGATGACGTGCGCAACCTGATGCTCAGCCCGTCGGCCGGGATCGATCGGCAGATGCTGTTCGACACCCGCCCGTTGGCCGCGCAGATCCTCTTCACCCTGCAAACTCATGAACGCTTCCATGAACTGTCGGCCAAGTTCGCCGTGCAACTGGACGGCGGCGAAGCACTGGCAATGCTCGAACATCACCACGACCTGTGGCTGTCGGCCCTTTTGCGCGACGGCGAGCCCTGGCTGGCCTTTGGCCTGGCCGGTACCCCGCTGGACAAGCCCGCGGGCAGGGTGCCCCTGGCCCAGGGACATACCTTGGTGGTGGCGGTGCTGGAGCTGTTTCTCGACCTGGCCCGCCCGGACCAGACGCGCATGCGCCATTTGCTGGCCGAGATCGCTGAAGATGAACTCGTGACCCGATTGGCCTCTCGCGTGCCCCTGCAACCTTGCCTGGATTGGCAGCGGGAAGCGTCGATCGATGAATTGCACATCGGTATCCATGCCCAGCACAACGACCGCGTCTACGTCGGTGCGGGGGCGCCTCTTGGCCGGCTCGATGCGGCCATGCTGCGGGAGGCGGGTCAGGTGGCGCGGGAGAAGGGCGACGGCAGCCTTCGTTTTACCCCTTGGCAAAGCCTGCTGCTGCCCAACGTGCGCGGTGAGGACGCCGGGGAAGTGTTGGAACGGCTAGAGGCGTTGGGCCTAGTGTGTTCGCTTGATCAGCCGCTGGCGCACATCATCGCCTGCACCGGTTCCAGTGGCTGCGCCAAGGCCCTGGCCGACACCAAGGCCGACGCCCGTCAACTGGCCGAGCTGCTGCAAGGCCAGCGTCATGCCGTGAAGGTTCATCTGTCCGGCTGCCCGCGTTCCTGCGCGGCGGCACACATCGCGCCTGCCACCTTGCTGGCGGTCGCACCCGGTCGTTACGACCTATATTTTCGCGATGCCACGCTGCCGGGTTTCGGCGCGCTGCAAGCACACAATCTGACAATCGAAGCGCTCGGCCGCTGGCTCGACGCTCACCCCCGGAGCCCCCTTGATGCTTGA
- a CDS encoding precorrin-8X methylmutase codes for MLDYIRDGQEIYRNSFAIIRAEANLARIPADLEKLAVRVIHACGMVEAIDGLQFSDGAGKAGREALAAGAPILCDARMVSEGVTRARLPANNPVICTLRDDSVPELARELGNTRSAAALELWRPHLEGSVVVIGNAPTALFYLLEMLDAGAPKPALILGFPVGFVGAAESKAMLAADSRGVPFVIMQGRLGGSAMAAAAVNALATEVE; via the coding sequence ATGCTTGATTACATCCGCGACGGTCAGGAGATCTATCGCAACTCCTTCGCGATCATTCGTGCCGAGGCCAACCTTGCGCGCATTCCGGCCGATCTGGAGAAACTGGCCGTGCGAGTGATCCACGCCTGCGGCATGGTCGAGGCCATCGACGGGCTGCAATTCTCCGACGGCGCCGGCAAGGCCGGGCGCGAAGCGCTGGCTGCTGGCGCGCCGATTCTGTGCGACGCGCGGATGGTCAGTGAAGGCGTAACCCGCGCGCGTTTGCCGGCCAATAACCCAGTGATCTGCACCCTGCGCGATGACAGCGTCCCGGAGCTTGCCCGCGAGTTGGGCAACACCCGCTCAGCCGCCGCCCTGGAGCTATGGCGCCCACATCTGGAAGGCAGCGTCGTGGTCATTGGCAACGCGCCGACCGCGCTGTTCTACCTGTTGGAAATGCTCGATGCCGGCGCGCCGAAACCGGCACTGATCCTCGGTTTCCCGGTGGGCTTCGTCGGTGCCGCCGAGTCCAAGGCGATGCTGGCGGCCGACAGCCGTGGCGTTCCGTTCGTGATCATGCAAGGCCGGCTCGGCGGCAGTGCCATGGCCGCCGCCGCCGTCAATGCCCTCGCCACGGAGGTTGAATGA
- a CDS encoding precorrin-2 C(20)-methyltransferase, with protein MQQPGRLIGLGVGPGDPELITVKALRLLRESPVVAYFVAKGKKGNAFGIIEAHLQDAQTLLPLVYPVTTEALPAPLSYEQVIADFYDTAAEQLAVHLDAGRDVAVICEGDPFFYGSYMYLHDRLAERYEAQVIPGVCSMLGGASVLGAPLVYRNQSLSVLSGVLPHEDLKRRLADADAAVIMKLGRNFPKVRQVLQELGMDGRALYVERATMANQKIVPLDEVEPMSSPYFSLIIVPGERWQG; from the coding sequence ATGCAGCAGCCTGGACGTCTGATCGGCCTTGGCGTGGGGCCAGGTGATCCGGAACTGATTACCGTCAAGGCCTTGCGCCTGCTGCGTGAATCGCCCGTGGTGGCGTACTTTGTCGCCAAGGGCAAGAAGGGCAACGCCTTCGGCATCATCGAGGCTCATTTGCAGGATGCGCAGACGTTGCTGCCGCTGGTCTACCCAGTCACCACCGAAGCGTTGCCGGCGCCGCTGTCCTACGAACAGGTGATCGCCGATTTCTACGACACCGCCGCCGAGCAATTGGCGGTACACCTGGATGCCGGCCGCGACGTGGCCGTGATCTGCGAGGGCGATCCGTTTTTCTACGGATCCTATATGTATTTGCATGATCGGTTGGCCGAGCGCTACGAGGCCCAGGTCATTCCCGGCGTGTGTTCGATGCTGGGCGGTGCCTCGGTGCTCGGTGCGCCGCTGGTCTATCGCAACCAGAGCCTGTCGGTGTTGTCGGGCGTGCTGCCGCACGAGGATCTCAAGCGGCGACTGGCGGATGCGGATGCGGCGGTGATCATGAAGCTGGGGCGCAATTTCCCCAAGGTTCGCCAAGTGCTCCAGGAACTGGGCATGGACGGGCGGGCGCTGTACGTCGAACGCGCGACCATGGCCAACCAGAAAATCGTCCCGCTTGATGAAGTAGAGCCGATGTCTTCGCCGTATTTCTCGCTGATCATCGTCCCTGGCGAGCGGTGGCAGGGATGA
- the cobJ gene encoding precorrin-3B C(17)-methyltransferase: protein MTSKAPAIVILGQGSLATARRIQQRYPDALIHGLAGRVKGDRQYLEFGATLRELYQRDTPIIALCAAGIVIRTLAPLLLEKGAEPPVLAVAEDGSAVVPLLGGLGGVNGMARDIAAALHVAPAITTSGELRFGTCLLNPPSGYSLGDLEQGKRFVSDLLAGETVRVEGAAPWLDQAQLPQDAQARLAIRIDSAAGVPTADELRIYPRNVVIAVSAGATDISNLSVQALAQAGLAPQSLACLLAADSDMPRSELQQAASALGVPLRFVAANANVAQWLGDAMGQPVSLQVLDGVAIAVAEQPVDPQRIGRPRGRLAVIGLGPGAAELMVPAVRAELDRATDVLGYETYVRMAGPFRADQVQHCTDNREEMQRARHAFELAAEGRSVVVVSSGDPGVFAMAAAVLEALHESSDTRWHSVDLQILPGVSASLATAAQAGAPLGHDFCVMSLSDNLKPWSIIEKRLDLAAQADLALAFYNPISRSRPWQLGRALEIVAQHRTPQTPVVLGRDIGRPGQTLRVTTLGQLTPDQVDMRTMVLVGSSTTCMFPRAEGGDWVYTPRWYGNKPAG from the coding sequence ATGACTTCAAAGGCTCCGGCAATTGTCATCCTCGGCCAAGGCAGCCTGGCGACGGCCCGACGGATTCAGCAGCGCTACCCCGACGCCTTGATCCACGGCCTGGCTGGTCGAGTCAAGGGTGATCGGCAATACCTCGAGTTTGGTGCGACGTTGCGCGAACTCTACCAACGGGACACGCCGATCATCGCCCTGTGCGCGGCGGGCATTGTCATCCGCACCCTGGCGCCGCTGTTGCTGGAAAAAGGCGCCGAACCGCCGGTGCTCGCGGTGGCCGAGGATGGCAGCGCCGTGGTGCCACTGTTGGGCGGCCTCGGTGGTGTGAATGGCATGGCCCGGGACATCGCGGCAGCGCTGCACGTCGCGCCAGCGATCACCACCAGCGGCGAATTGCGTTTCGGCACGTGCCTGCTCAACCCGCCAAGCGGCTATAGCCTCGGCGACCTGGAACAGGGCAAGCGCTTCGTGTCCGATCTCCTCGCCGGTGAAACGGTGCGGGTCGAAGGCGCGGCGCCTTGGCTGGATCAGGCGCAGTTGCCTCAGGACGCGCAGGCGCGGCTGGCGATCCGCATCGACAGTGCCGCTGGAGTACCGACAGCGGACGAGCTGCGCATCTATCCGCGCAATGTGGTGATCGCGGTGAGTGCTGGCGCGACGGATATATCGAACCTCAGTGTGCAAGCGCTGGCCCAGGCCGGTCTCGCGCCCCAGTCGCTGGCATGCCTGTTGGCAGCGGACAGCGATATGCCGCGCTCCGAATTGCAGCAAGCCGCTTCGGCCTTGGGCGTGCCGCTGCGCTTTGTTGCGGCCAACGCAAACGTGGCGCAGTGGCTGGGCGATGCCATGGGCCAGCCGGTATCCCTTCAGGTCTTGGACGGCGTAGCCATCGCCGTGGCCGAGCAACCCGTCGACCCGCAACGAATCGGCCGCCCGCGCGGTCGTCTGGCAGTGATCGGTCTTGGTCCTGGCGCGGCCGAGCTGATGGTGCCGGCCGTGCGCGCCGAGCTGGATCGCGCTACGGACGTGCTGGGCTATGAAACCTACGTGCGCATGGCCGGGCCTTTCCGGGCCGACCAGGTGCAGCATTGCACCGACAATCGCGAAGAGATGCAGCGTGCCCGACATGCTTTCGAACTGGCCGCCGAGGGGCGATCCGTGGTGGTGGTGTCGTCGGGCGACCCCGGCGTTTTCGCCATGGCGGCCGCGGTACTCGAGGCCTTGCATGAGTCCAGCGATACGCGCTGGCATAGCGTGGACCTGCAAATCCTGCCGGGCGTCTCGGCCTCTCTGGCCACCGCCGCCCAGGCCGGCGCGCCGCTGGGGCATGATTTCTGCGTAATGTCGCTGTCGGACAACCTCAAGCCTTGGTCGATCATCGAGAAGCGCCTGGACCTGGCGGCCCAGGCCGACCTGGCCCTCGCGTTCTACAACCCGATCTCGCGTTCCCGACCATGGCAGCTGGGGCGCGCTTTGGAGATAGTCGCGCAACATCGCACGCCGCAAACCCCCGTCGTCCTGGGACGTGATATCGGGCGGCCGGGCCAGACCTTGCGTGTCACGACCCTGGGGCAACTAACCCCGGATCAGGTGGATATGCGCACCATGGTGCTCGTTGGCTCATCCACGACCTGCATGTTTCCTCGCGCCGAAGGTGGCGACTGGGTGTACACCCCTCGCTGGTACGGCAACAAACCGGCGGGATGA